In the Hevea brasiliensis isolate MT/VB/25A 57/8 chromosome 8, ASM3005281v1, whole genome shotgun sequence genome, tgccaccaccttgaggctctccatctcttcttcttcatctctcatcaattcaaagagattagccatcaatctcttgaattaaaaatactagaaatcgtttctagtgtcctgtttacatctttaatctcctaaaaggcataacttgattttctaaataatagaaaaagctttagaagctgttcaagggctgccataggtgttcttagtgtggacaatctagagggacaacatctggtgtcctgaagacgaatctcaaaggcgcaaatacactgcagtgcatcaagaggttagtgtatttgttcttaatttaatctagggttctaaaattaatctgattaattttagaatcttaaataacaaatacagatccaaaaatatattaaaagagttttaatatattatttatcattgaaatcaaatagataaaaataaatcttgcatgatgcatgtgactctaggtggaaaatttttgaatttaatggtataaacttgtgtttttcacgcttctgctccttcaattggtatcagagccactatatttgccatttagattgttgattatatgatttaattatgtgttttgatcatgaaatatagatccattgctagttgcaatagATATGTGGCGGCATGAttgaagaacaccaacatggtACGCAAGGTttatggcttcatgggtggtgcaaggtttggctttttaattctgcaattgttgtatgatctaaggcctttcctatgactaattaaagtgtttagttagtagttttaatcacacaattaattttgattcaaatcagaattttaaaaattgtttgaatgtgattcaaatatgaattttaaaagttgtttgaatgtgattcaaatctgaatttttaaagttgtttgaatcatatttaaatctgattttttaaagttgtttgaataatattcagatctgaatttttaaaaattgttttaatgtgattcaaatctgattttttaaaaattgtttgaatgtgattcaaatctgaatttttaaggttgtttgaatgtgattcaaatatgaatttttaaatttgtttaaataagattcaaatctgaatttttaaatttatttgaatcatattcaaatctggatttttaagttgaatatgagatattcaatttaatttaagtatgtatgttttatttaattgttaaatagtgatatgcatgatagatgatcatggaaaagaccaatgtgattggatttattcttttatgtttctttgggattgtaatttaaattaatttattttaatttattttgggcatatattattaaggttgtaataattttgggttgtaatttcatttatttaagttcttgtatattcgccttggtatgccaaggattactatgtaattggattgcaagaagttcaaggaggtcaagagcattggtaggaccagtgggaggaattcaagatcaagtgttgattatgtactagttcagcaactcttgtaaaatgaatgaatgaaatgcacctaggaatgccctgattcaattcttggtggctcagaattgaatcccttagaaaatccatgatcataccatatttatttattgtccatgaatgcatgagatatgtGTGAATATatgcagtatatgatatatgcatgctaaatggataatgtgcgaagtgagaccttaatagtaattaggacgaccacaaaaatcttccaaacaaatgattaagttgaaaatgctataattaaagtaattataacataggccctccattggggcaattattttaagaaattttaaatagttgcataagaagcaattaatttaagagattttcttaagaataattgttaagcatgagatgttgtaaatatgtaaatggtttggtggccaatattggatgtacctgaggacattaaaattatttgcataattactggctcaatggaatcaacttaactaatgcaagataagtcgataatggatgtacctgagattttgagcattaggggctaggtaaaggattgaacctcacatgagatgtgatgggcaaggagttgcttacttatagtttattgtaattccaataatggatgtacctaaggatgatcaatagaattataagaattcagtcacccactagaaattcatccaactaggattttcgttttctactttggaagtgtataaTTCACtaaattagtgggaggaccaatttgattaaaaaaccatagtcattttggttaattatatgatacattcactaattaatctgattattttctgcagttaattttctgataataatgagcacagaataactaccaccatctaatatccttgcaagcatacttgatcgcaataggttgacagggcctaatctctcttattggctaagaaatttgaaacttgtcctgaaccttgaacatataggatatattctagactcaaatgttcctggtcccttatctccagaggccactcaagaggaacatgaaactttaatCCAAAGTCTATGATAAAATAAAGCAAGAAAATTCCATTAAATAACTCTGAAAACTTTTTACTTAAATAATTTATAGatgaattaaagagttttaatctaAATGGAAAACATATTTAAAGACCTACATTAAATAGATTAAATAAAAGTAGTATTTTAGAGCCCTAAATATACtaggaaatataaataaaataggaAAACCCAAGTATTTGGGTCTAGATTTGGGCACTGCCTCATACTTCAATCATGAGAACATAGAAAAATATATATAGTTGGGTATTACACCAAACAATGCATTATGGAATATTAGTTGAAGCATAAGAACAAATGATTTTGCCTCTCTCTTTCTGTCTATTGCAATTTAATTCATAATCGAAACATATTATTAGGTGCGCCCTTTGTTCACACATCACTGATGAAAAAGAAATTAACCCATCAGAACAATTACCCAAATGTGATTACAGTGTAATTGTTCCTTGTTTGTCCCCTAGCTCCAAGGAGTTCGTTTTTTATTGATTGCAGCTCTGCCACAACCTTGCTGATATTCCTCCGTTCTTGTGGAAGTTCTGCAGAACAAGCAACTCCAATTTCAAATATGGAAACTAAGCTCTTCGGAACTCTACAGCCTCCTGCGCACCCATTTTCCCATTTGACAATTTCTTGAAACAGAAATGGATCCACAATCTCTGGCATTTTTCCAGGCAAAGCTGCCCTGACAAAGTTGTAAAGGTTCAAACCTTCTTTAAACATGTCATTGGTCGGCTTCTTTCCTGTAAACATCTCCAACAAGAGGATGCCATAGCTGTACACATCACCACTTGTTGACACTTCACTTCCCATCCCATATTCTGCAATTACACAATCAAAAATCATGATAAGAGAATGTAAAAAAGCAGAAACCTGAAGGACATGACCAAGCTATATACATTTACCTGGAGCAGCGTAACCAACAGTTCCCCTCGCTCCAACTGAACTTGTTTGACTAGCAGGCGCGGCTTCTGAAAGGATTCTTGCCAATCCAAAATCACCTACATGTCCTGTCATATCATTGTCCAGGAGAACATTGCTTGGCTTGAGATCGCAATGAACTATTGGTGTTTCACACTGATGGTGAAGATAACCCACTGCACAAGCAACATCAATGGCGACATTTAGTCTCTGAAGCAAATTTAAACTCCTCGGTGTCGCTTGTGTCTCCTCTGCTGTTGGCTTCTGATGTAACCACTCCTCTAGACTCCCATTAGCCATGAACTCATAGACAAGAGCTTTGAAATCATTCCCTGATAATCAATACCAGAGCATACAGTTAGTATCTTGGTGGGATTTTGATGTCTAACATTCCATAAAGCCTCACACTCGGCCATAAAACTCCTTGAAGCTCCATTGCGTACAAGAGTAAAACACCTTGACAGCAATAACCATTCCACTTTGATCAAGAATTCCTTTATATACAGATCCAAAACTACCAGCTCCAATCAAATTAGACAAGGAAAAACCATTAGTAGCTTTTGCGAGACTATGGTAAGACACCATCAAATGCAAATTTTCGGCAAAGTCTGAAGCaggttcatttcttttctttctagatAAACATAGGAAATAACCAGAAAGCACCAGAGTTACACATAACAGCCCAGAAAGTGTCGGTATTACTATCTTCCATGCAAGGGACAGTTTCCCTTTCGAGACTTTAAATTTGCATCCAGGGAGATGAAATTCAGGTGTTCCTCCACAGAAGCCTGCTGTTTCCAAATACTGAAGTTCCACTTGCATTCTTGAAAAATCCTCTTACTGATACCACACCCTCAAAATTGTTGTAGATAGATTCAAAACTTCCAAGTAGATTAAGTCCCCTAAAAATTCTGGAATTTGACCTGTTAAATTGTTGTTTGAAATATCTAATTCTTGAAGGCCTCTCAGTGAGCTCAGAGATGAAGGAATGGATCCTTGGATGAATAGAAATTCTAACATCACGCAACTACCCAGACTGCTAGGAATCTCACCTGACAACATGTTCTGAGATAAATGGAGTTCATTTAAATTTTTCAGATTTCCAACTTGTAAGGCAAGGACACCACTCAATCGATTATGAGACAAGTCTAGGTAAACCGACAAGGAAGAAAGGCCTATAACTTGTGCGGGTATGGAACCGCTTAGATTGTTATAAGACAAATGCAACTCTTGCAAATTTTGGTAGTTTCCAAGACTAGAAGGAATGTCACCCTGCAGATTGTCTCTTGCTAAAGAAATTGCATATAAATTGGTTAAGTTCCCAATAGAAGCTGGAATATGCCCCGATAACTTATTAAAACTTAAATCCACTGGCCCTAGATTTTGAAGCTCTCCAATTACAGTTGGAATTTTACCTGAGAGCTGATTTATTGCCGCCCTGAAGTAGATTAAGTTGATGAGATTTTGTAACCCTGCTGGTATGTTTCCAAATATATGATTGTCATGAAACCACATAGTATCAAGCATAGTTGAGAAATTGTTAATTTGTTGAGGCAACATCCCTCCAAAATTATTGTTGTTCACAGCCAAAAGTTGTAACTTTGTGGCATTGGTTAACGAGGAGAGAAAACTCAAGTCATTAACTCCCCCACTTCCAAGGAAGTTGGATTGGATATAAAAGTATAGAAGCCCATGTGAGTTCCCAAAAGTAGGCACCTGGCCAGTAAGATTGTTCAATTGCAGTTGTACTAGTTCTAAATTTGAGGCATTGGATAAAGATGGTGGATTGGATCATATCAACTGGGCCTTGTACATTCCAAGCCGTCGAAGATTTGGAAGTAAGATTCCTAGATTGGAGGGAAGACTGCCAGGATGGAGTGGGTTGTCTCCTAAATATAAATCTTTTAGAGAGGAGAGATTGAAAATTGAAGAAGGGATTGTACCAGAAAATGTGTTTGAAGACAAGGCAAGCGCCTTAGTAGTCGTTAGTTTGCCTAGAGCATTGGGAATACTTCCACTGAAGTAATTCTGGGCTGCACCAAGTGTCTCAAGGAATGATAAGTTGCCAAAGGAAGATGGGATAGTTCCTGTCAGGTTGTTGCGCATTGCTAAAGAAAATCTGAGCTTTGAAagggatccaatctccataggtATTTCTCCAACAAGCTGGTTGTTTATCACATTAAGATTGATAAGGTTGGAGCATCTGGATAAATTTGATGGAATTGTACCGCCAAGCGAATTATTGTGGAGATAGAGATACTGCAGTCTGCTTAGAAAACCAATTTCAGAAGGGATTTCTTGACTGAAGCTATTGTTAGCAAGATGCAACTCCCTTAAAAAGCTCAAATTTCCAATATGCGGTGATATGGAGCCTGCAAGCTGCAGAGACATGAGATTCAGTGAAATGACTCTCTGGTGTCTGCGACCACAAGTAACACCTTGCCACTGGCAAAAGTTCATGGAATCATTCCATGAGCTCATAACTCCAAGGGGGTCATGAGTTATCCCGGCCTTGAATTCAAGCAAAGCCAACCGGTATGTCTCATTCCCACCAAGCGCGCAATCAGTCAGACCAAGGCACAGGAAGAAAATGGCGGCATAGaagtagaaaaatgaccaaaagtATCCCAACTCCATGCTTATCGAGTCCAGACGAGAAAGAAGTTCAAATTAGGCAGAAGATTAGAAGCAATAAGAAAACTTGCCTAAAGTTGCATACTTGTGAAGGATTCCACTAATGCTTTTCATACTCAGGTAGTTCTGAAAAGTGCCATGTTGAGTCCGCTAATAGTAGGGCAAAGTTTAGCAGACCTTTGTACTTTCAAGTGCAAATGAAAAACATAAGGCCACCCTTGTTGAGCTAGGAGACCGTTGTACTCTCAAACTTAACTGTAATCTTCAAGAGAGAAATGGTTGGAATCAACCACGGCAGTCGGAGAAAAGAGAAAAAGCTATTAAAAAATAACTCCACTGGTCAACACGGTACTTGAGTGTTTGGAAAGAGAAAAGTCCAACTCAATAATCAACTTTGGAAAATAGAACTTAGCATTTGGGCACGGCAACACCtacaaaataataataagacTATAAACAAACCAACTTGATCAACTGCTTACTTTTTTAAGTAGAGAAATTGGAAAAGTTGGGAGTTCAACTCATGTCGATGGATTGAGAAAATGCTTTCAGCCactaaattaagtgaaatttggTAACCAATTTAGACAACTTAGCACTTCATAATAACTTAGAAAATGTCTTAGTATCTTTCAGGTTAAACTATTAATTTGGCATTACCATAGAAAAGGGATATATACTGTTAAGTCTGCTTACCGTGTTGCTATTGATTCTAATCCAGAATTATCTGCTGTTAGAATTTCTAGTGATTGGTGCAGATTATAGAAGGTGAATTTGCCGCCGAAGGTGAAGAACTTTCTTTGGCGTGCTTTGCGAGATATTTTACCAACAAAAGAGAGGTTGATTCGTAAAGGTATTTCCATTGATGAGGATTGTGGTATCTGTGGTCATCCTGAGAATCTTTTACATGTGCTTCTGTTATGTCCTCATGCTCGTTCTTGTTGGAATTTGCTTGACTTTCACGTTGATGCGTTGGCCATTCAGGATTTTCCCAGTCTATTGTCTAACATATTCTGCCTTCCGGATTCTGGTGATGTTAATAAGATGTGTACTTTGTTATGGAATCTCTGGGCTCATCGAAATATTTTAATTTGTTAGAATACTATCAGCTCTTCGGATGAGATTGTTTCTAGTGCTATTCATTTCTTGTCTGATTGGGAAAATGCTAGACTCTTGTCGCATTTTTCTGGTGTCTCAGGCTAGTGGTGTTGCCTCTGCTGCAACTATTTGGTGAGCTCCTTCTCCGAGTATACTCAAGTGTAACGTTGATACAGCTGTGTTTTCGGCTACTAGTTGCATTGGATTTGGCGCCTTGCAAGAGCTGCGTGTTCTTATGCTAATcccaggggtgagcattcggttgaaaccgaaccgaatcaaacaaaactaaattaaatcatgaaaatcacattaaattgaatcaaactgaaatgagtgaaaaatcgaatcgaactaaaCCGTTCTATTTTAGTTTGATTAGGTTCAAATCGAtcggttttaatttttaattaattttttaatttaaacttgattttcaagttatttgatctaattttgaccttggtttgaacctaataaccattaatcaatgaaattaaacaattcacatatataaaattacatataaaaaaaattaattcaaaaatcaataaaactattcTGAGTTTCccctaaaaaaaaattttttttttcaccacTGAATTTTATCATCATAAACatttgtttattaaatttttaccattatTAATACTTTATTCTCCTACTGATCACCTTTTAATCTCTTGACTAAtaaataaattgataaaaaaatagatgaaaatatgaaaatatatgacagaattaaaatttaaaattat is a window encoding:
- the LOC110660820 gene encoding probable LRR receptor-like serine/threonine-protein kinase At3g47570, with the protein product MELGYFWSFFYFYAAIFFLCLGLTDCALGGNETYRLALLEFKAGITHDPLGVMSSWNDSMNFCQWQGVTCGRRHQRVISLNLMSLQLAGSISPHIGNLSFLRELHLANNSFSQEIPSEIGFLSRLQYLYLHNNSLGGTIPSNLSRCSNLINLNVINNQLVGEIPMEIGSLSKLRFSLAMRNNLTGTIPSSFGNLSFLETLGAAQNYFSGSIPNALGKLTTTKALALSSNTFSGTIPSSIFNLSSLKDLYLGDNPLHPGSLPSNLGILLPNLRRLGMYKVPTFGNSHGLLYFYIQSNFLGSGGVNDLSFLSSLTNATKLQLLAVNNNNFGGMLPQQINNFSTMLDTMWFHDNHIFGNIPAGLQNLINLIYFRAAINQLSGKIPTVIGELQNLGPVDLSFNKLSGHIPASIGNLTNLYAISLARDNLQGDIPSSLGNYQNLQELHLSYNNLSGSIPAQVIGLSSLSVYLDLSHNRLSGVLALQVGNLKNLNELHLSQNMLSGEIPSSLGSCVMLEFLFIQGSIPSSLSSLRGLQELDISNNNLTGQIPEFLGDLIYLEVLNLSTTILRVWYQ
- the LOC110660819 gene encoding probable LRR receptor-like serine/threonine-protein kinase At3g47570; this translates as MQVELQYLETAGFCGGTPEFHLPGCKFKVSKGKLSLAWKIVIPTLSGLLCVTLVLSGYFLCLSRKKRNEPASDFAENLHLMVSYHSLAKATNGFSLSNLIGAGSFGSVYKGILDQSGMVIAVKVFYSWNDFKALVYEFMANGSLEEWLHQKPTAEETQATPRSLNLLQRLNVAIDVACAVGYLHHQCETPIVHCDLKPSNVLLDNDMTGHVGDFGLARILSEAAPASQTSSVGARGTVGYAAPEYGMGSEVSTSGDVYSYGILLLEMFTGKKPTNDMFKEGLNLYNFVRAALPGKMPEIVDPFLFQEIVKWENGCAGGCRVPKSLVSIFEIGVACSAELPQERRNISKVVAELQSIKNELLGARGQTRNNYTVITFG